The Niallia circulans nucleotide sequence AAACGGAAATGCTCCGGTTTCATTATTCCAGCCACTTTGGATGGCGAGCTTAGCAAGTGCTGCTATTATCTTTATCTCTCTTCGAAAAATAGCTAATACTGCTGATAGAAAAAGGAATTTTGCAGTTAAATTGGTGCAAATTCTAATAGGCGCGATTGCCACGCTTGTCGTTGGATTTGGATTAACCTGGATAGCAAGCGACTTGGTAGGACTTCATATTCCAGATTTCACAAATACAGCTCTGTTTTTAGCTATTACATCCTTTAGCTTCTTCCTTATGATTTCAGCAGTTCTGTCTTTAATAGGACTTCGAGGGATGCCATTATTTATCTTAATGCTTTTCTTTGGTGCTCCATTACTGGCGATGGCTCCGGAAATGATGTCATCATTCTATCATGATTGGGTGTATTCTTGGTTGCCAATGCGCTTTATGGTAAGTGGATTACGTGAACTTCTCTTCTTTGGAAAAGGATTAACTTGGGATTCTGTATCACATCTTGTTTGGATTGGCGCAGGCGGATTAATTGTTATGCTTGCATCTGCATTAAGAGTTAATGCAACGAATAAAAACCCACAAAATGAAAAATTAGAAGGATAATCTTCACAGGCTGTTTTCTTTAAATGAAAACGGCCTGTTTTCGTTTTTCCCTTAATTCTGTCTTAAACCAGCAAATAAAAAAATTACTTGTTCATTTTTCGAAAGTATTTCACTTTTATGGTCTCTATAATAAATAATATAAGCTAAGGCAAGAAGGGAAACCGAAAATTCCCCTTGAATTATGGGAGCGTGAAAGTGCCATAGCTTTATAACAAGCGGCGACTGTTATGACAAGCAATTGTAAAGTTGATTGAAAGTATGGGCATAAATGAATAATGAAAATTTGTATTTTAAACAGTTGTAGAAACTATTAAGATATGGAAGGAATCTTCTATCACTTGATATAGCATCTTTTTAGAAATGAATGTAAGAATGAGGTGAGTTTACTTTGATTATGTCGGAAAAGAAAAAACAAGAATTCTATAAAGCATTAGTAGAAAAAAACCCTCAATACGATGGCATTTTTTTTGCAGGGATTAAAACAACAGGGATTTTTTGTCATGCAACATGTACTGCGAAAAAGCCGAAATATGAAAATTGTGTGTTTTATTTAACCGCAGAAGAAGCACTGTTATCAGGATTTCGTCCTTGTAAACGCTGTAACCCGCTTCATTATCCACACAGTATCCCAGAGGAAGTGGAGATATTGGTTGCTGCAATTGAAAGCAGCCCAGAGAAAAGATGGAAGGAAGCAGATTTTCATGAATTAGGAATTCATTCTGCAACAGCTAGAAGAAAGTTTAAAGAAGTTTATGGAATGACATTTGTCCAATATGCCCGCTCTCGTCGCATGGGAATGGCATTCAAAAAGATCATGACCGGTAAAAAGGTAATTGATCAGCAAGTATCTGTTGGCTATGATTCTTCGAGTGGATTTAATGATGCATTTACAAAAATTATGGGGAATCCACCAAAGAAGACAGCTATTTCGATTATAAATGCGAATATCTTTTCCACACCACTTGGAAATATGATTAGCTTGACTGATGCAAATTATTTGTATTTGCTAGAGTTTACAGATAGAAGAGGACTAGAAAGAGAAATTGAAAAATTGCGGGTAAAGCATAATGCAAGAATTTTACCTGGAAATACGGATATTCATACAAGCTTAATAAACCAGATGAATTTATATTTTTCCAAGGAGCTAGTTCAATTTTCCATTCCAATTATAAAAAGCGGTACTCCTTTTCAAATAAAGGTATGGGATATTCTGTCTGCAATTCCTGCAGGTCAAACGATTTCCTATCAAGATATTGCCCATAAATTAGGTGATAAAAATCTTGTTAGAGCTGTTGGCAATGCGAACGGTGCAAACCAAATTTCCATCATTATTCCTTGTCATAGAGTAATAAATACAAACGGGGAACTAGGCGGATATGGTGGTGGCATAGAACGGAAAAAGTATTTACTTGAGTTAGAAAAACCAATTGGACATTAAAAAGTGGCTGGGATACTACAAAATATAACCTATTTATACACGAATTATAAAACATGGTTTTAGTATAAGTTCGTTTCATTTCGCTCCGCCCACTAACTTTCCGCGGGGAGGAATGGAGCCTCCTCGCCTTCGCTAAATTCCCCTAAGATTTCTAATTATTGTTTTTAAATGAAAACATAAAAAAACTATTAATTAATAAACGTCTAAGTAATGTGCTTTCAATTAGACTTAAATACTTTTGTCCCAGCCTCTTTTAATTAGCACTAATACATAACACCTTTAACTTTGTACAAACTAAAAAGAAATTTTGGAGGTGATTCTATGGAAGGTAAGGACTTTCAAAAAACATATGATGAATATATGCAACAAGGAATGGATCAGGCTCGATTAGAAGCCGTTGGAGAAGTAGAGTCAGGAACAGAACAAATTATTGCAGTTCGCAAAAACGATGATGAAGATATTATCGCCTTTAAAACAAGCAGTGGAAGAGAGTTAGATTATCTTACTGCACTGGAGGAAGCGAAAGCAGGGAAGTTAGCACATATAGATGTATTTCATAAGTATGGCAGGGATATTATTCGGAGTGAGCCTGATGGTATTACTGAAAATAACTTAGATAATTTACCTTCTTTTTAGGAAGATATTAAGTAAGGACGCCTTTCTCTCGAAGGACGTCTTTTTTTCTAGTATTTACGGTATCTCTGCAGAATAAAATCAATAAAATGCCTGCAGGCGATTGGGAGCACTCTTTTGTCTTTGTATGCAAGGCTGATTGAGCGGACAAAGGGCGGGTCTATTAGCTTCGTTACAATTTGATAGGGGCATCTTTGCAGGATGAGCTTTGGCAGGATAGAAATGCCAAGTCCTTGTTCTATCATCGACATAATAGTGTAATCATCATGTACATGATAGTGAATGCTTGGTTCAAAATGATAATGGTCGAAGATGGTTAATGCCTCGCTAATTTCCCCATCTTTTAAAAGAATAAACGGATCATTTGTCAGCTGCTGAAGCGGTACTTTATCAAGACTTGCCAATGGATGATCTAATGGTAATACAGCAAGCATGTCATCTTCCTGCAGCTTTATTGTTGTCAGGTTATTGATGCCGTATGGATTTACGAATCCAAAATCAACACTTCCCTCTTTAATCCAATTGGAAATATCTGTGTAATCGCCTTGGTGTAATTCAAAGTGAACAGCAGGATGCTTTTCCTTAAAATCCTTCATTAATTTTGGTAGCCAATGGCTGGAGACACTGGAAAAGGCACCAATCCGGATGAGCCCGCTCTCAAGACCCTCCATCTCCTTCCGTCTTTCAAGCAGTTCTCGATGTGAGTTGCATATTTTCCGAATGAATGGTAATAATTCTACTCCATCAGGTGTTAAAGTTATCCCTGTTCTGGAACGGATTATTAACGTTGCGGAAAGATCCTTTTCGAGCGTATGGATCATTTGGCTAATGGCGGATTGTGTATAGCCAAGCTCTTCTGCAGCTTTTGTGAAGCTGCCTGTTTCAATCGCTTTTATAAAGGCGTAATATTGATTCATTTGCATTCTCCCTTTAGATTAGGAATTCTAATGGTTAAATTATAAATATTCGTTTTACTAATGTAAATGCTGTTGATAATATTAAGCCGAAAGAATATTCAAGTAGAGGGAAGGGCTTAGGCACTATGACACAGAAACAAGCAAACTTAATTTTGGCGACAGTCTCAATGGGATGGGGAACTTCCTATATTTTTATGAAGATTTGTGCTGATTCCATGTCACCGATGACAATGGTGGCATTTCGATTCGGTATCGCATTTTTCGTCATGATTGCTTTATTTTCAAAAAGAATTTTTCCGATTGATGTTAAAACATTAAAATACAGTATGGTAACAGGTTTGCTTTTATTAGGGATATTCATCTCCCTTTCTTACGGAATGAAAACCACAACTGCCTCCACTGCAGGCTTCCTCACAAGTACGACTGTAATACTTGTACCAATACTGCAAGCACTTATATATAGAAAATGGCCGAGTATCATGATTTCTGTTGGTGTAATTATTGTTGCTATTGGCTTGGCACTTCTGACAATTGGCGATGACTTCGCACTTGCATCGGGCTCTCTCTATTGCCTGGCCGCAGCTGTGTTTTATGCATTGCATATTATCGTGACAAACCTCTTTATAAAAAATGTTGATCCGTTAAAGCTTGGTGTATATCAGCTGGGGTTTGCAGCCTTATTTGCGGCAATTATCGGTATATTCGTGTTTGGTGATCTTTCACTGCCAAATAACGGTTTAGATTGGTTTGCTATCATTGGTCTTGCACTCATCTGCTCAGCATATGGATTTGTGATGCAGCCTATTGCCCAAAAGCATACAACACCTGAGGTGACAGGCTTTATATTTGCGTTGGAGCCAATTTTTGCGGCAATATTTGCAGCCGTTTTTCTCCATGAAAATATTGGCTTGCAGGGATATGCAGGAGCATTACTTGTATTAGCTGGTGTGTTAGCGGCAAGCCTCAAGTCTGAGAAGAAAGTTGATGACACAAGCAGTCAGCCTGTGATAAAGATAAAGAAACAAACGATTTAAAAAATCTGAAAATAAAGGGAAGACGTTTTGTTTCTGGTTATGAGATAATCTTTTCATGGAGACTTTGAGTCAGAGGAAGGTAAAGGAGAGAGGTCATGAAATGAAAAAATTATCGCAAACAAAGACGATATTGCTTTTGACTTTTCTCGTTATAGTATGGGGAGTCAACTGGCCGTTATCAAAAATGGCCCTTGAATATACACCACCACTGCTTTTTGCCGGGATACGAACTGTCCTTGGCGGATTGATATTGCTTGTGTTTGCATTGCCGCGAATCAAGCAACTAAGATTTAAGGAAACATGGCATTTATATGTTATTTCTGCTGTATTAAACATTATTATATTTTACGGATTGCAAACAGTCGGGTTAGGTTTTATGCCGGCAGGCTTATTTTCTGCCATTGTATTTATAGAGCCAGTTTTACTTGGCATTTTTTCATGGCTTTGGCTTGGGGAATTAATGTATGGATTGAAAATTGTTGGCTTGATACTAGGGTTTGTTGGCGTTGCTATTATAAGTACTGGCGGTATAACTGGCGATATCTCTGTTCTTGGAATATTCCTTGCACTTGGTTCTGCAATTGGATGGGGCTTAGGCACGGTTTTTGTGAAAAGAACAGGCAACCGAGTTGACTCGATATGGATGGTTACCATGCAGCTTCTGATTGGCGGGATTTTCTTATTATCGATTGGGTCTGGAACAGAAAGCTGGTCCAGTATTAATTGGCAGCTTCCTTTCGTTGCTAACCTGTTGTTCATATCCATATTTGTTATTGCTTTTGGCTGGCTCGTATACTTTACACTTGTCGGCGCTGGTGAGGCAAGTAAAGTTGGTTCGTATACCTTTCTTATACCGCTAATTGCTATTATCTGCAGTTCTATCGTTTTAAATGAATCGATTACCTTTAAGCTAGTATTAGGATTAATATGTATTGTTGTCAGCATATGCTTTGTTAATATTAAGTTAAAACCTAAGGTGATGAAGACACAAATAAACGGAAGATTATAGTGTTTTTTAGAAAAGAGTCTTTTGCTTGCAGAAGACTCTTTTCTTTTGAAAATTTGTCAATAAAATGCAATTTGATGAGGTAGATATGTTGAAATTTATATAAATTAACAAAATGTGGAGTATTATATGAAAAATCCTCAACAAATTCCAGTAAGATGCTTGCATCCTACTGAAGAAAATAATAAGGTGTATGTAGCAATTTTATAAGTATTTATTTCGGGGGTAACAAATGTCACATGTAAAACAACATGAAGTGAGCATACTAGATTATGAAAAAACAGGCCATCAAACCATTTTTGTGCAGTTTTCAGGGATGGATGCCATTACAGGCAAAAATTTTGCAGGAGAAGTCAAGTTTGTCGGCTCTATGCCATATGGTGATTTAATTCATCCAAAAAGAACGTTTTTATCAATAGAATGCAGAGAACATGTACAAGCGTGGCTTATAGATAAGTATTGTTCAGGTGCATTTAACTAAATCATTTAAGGGAGTGGGAAGTATCGACAGTATAAAAGTGAAAAGTCCAAAAGACTGCGGTAACTCACCTAAAAAAAGATTTATTAACGAACATATTATTGCTTTAGCAAGGCAAGACATCGGTTTATTAGAGACCACCTTTTCAAATAATAGTCATTGGAATATTGTCGGAAAAGTTCAGGCTGCTGGAAAACAAGAGGTACTGGAGGCGGTACTTGACCGCTTTAATGGAGAAATAAAGGAAATTGAAATTCAGCAAATCATTACACATGGCAGCACGGCTGCTGCTAACGGCAGCTTTAAAACAGCAGAAGGTCGTGAGTTCTCCTTCTGTCATTTATATCAATTCGTCAGTGCAGGAAAAAATGTAATCAAGGAAATGACTACATATTTAATCATGACAAGTGAATTGGGGGAGTATAATGATGGAGCCTGAATGGCTGAAATGGGCGAAGGAACTGCAAGCAATTGCCCAAACAGGATTGGCTTATTCAAAGGATGTATATGATAAGGAAAGATTTGAATCAATCCGAAGAATAAGTGTCGAGATATTGGCTAAATATACTAACGTGGATTCTTCCATCATCAAGGACTTATTTGCAAACGAAACTGGCTATGCAACACCAAAGGTCGATATCAGAGCGGCAGTATTTTTCGATAAGAAGATTTTGTTAGTAAAAGAAAAAACGGACGGCAAATGGGCATTGCCTGGCGGTTGGGGAGACATCGGCTTATCTCCAAGTGAGGTTGCTGTTAAAGAAGTGCAGGAGGAATCTGGATTTGACGTGAAAGCATTGAAATTAATGGCTGTGTTTGACAAGAAATTTCATGACCATCCTCCGTCTCCAATCCATGTTTATAAGCTGTTGATTCAATGTGAAATTATTGGAGGTCTTGCAGCAGAAGGTATAGAAACAAGCGCTGTACAGTTCTTTGCAGAAAACAACCTCCCGCCGCTGTCATTGCCAAGAAATACAGAGGCACAGATCCATCTTGCCTTTAAGCATTTATATAATCCAAATGAGCCAGTATATTTTGATTAATATTTTTAATAATTTTTTAAAAGCTGTTGACAACTAACGATAATTATTTTATTATTATCTCATATTCAAGATATATTAAATCGAGATATTAAAGCAGCTTCGTTTTTATTTTTTTAAATAAATATCTCGAATTCAAAATAAATTCATTAAATGAGTGGAGGAAAATGAAATGAGCAAAAAAACAATGGGAATTCACCATATTACAGCAATTGTCGGGCATCCACAGGAAAACGTTGATTTTTATGCAGGTGTATTGGGATTAAGATTAGTGAAACAAACGGTTAATTTCGATGACCCTGGAACATATCACCTTTATTTCGGTAATGAAGGCGGCAAGCCTGGGACAATTATTACGTTTTTCCCTTGGGCAGGAGCAAGGCAAGGAGTGGTTGGAGATGGTCAAGTAGGTGTCACTTCCTATGCTGTGCCAGTGGGAGCATTAAGTTTCTGGGAAGAAAGATTAGAAAAGTTCAATATTCCTTATGAAAAAGCAGAGCGCTTCGGAGAAGTTTATCTTGAATTTAGTGACCCGCATGGCCTTCAGCTTCAGTTAGTTGAAAGAGCAAGCGGAGAAGTAAATACTTGGACATTCGGCAATGTGACTTCAGATGTGGCAATTAAAGGTTTCGGTGGTGCAACGTTGTTGTCTGCACAACCAGAAAAAACGGCTGAATTGTTAGAGCATGTGATGGGACTTGAAGTAGTCGGACAAGAAGACAATATTATCCGATTCCGTTCAACAGCTGATATCGGTAATATTATTGATCTAAAAACAACAACTATTGGCAGAGGTGAAATGGGAGTCGGGACTGTTCATCATATTGCTTGGCGTGCTACTGATGATGCAGATCAATTAGATTGGCAGGAATATATCGCAGACAAAGGATATGGTGTAACAGCAGTTCGTGACAGAAACTACTTTAATGCTATCTACTTTAGAGAGCATGGAGAGATATTATTTGAAATTGCTACAGATCCTCCAGGTTTTGCTCATGATGAAACGCTTGAAACAATGGGAACAAACTTGAAGCTGCCAGCGCAATATGAGCAGCATCGTGCACAGCTTGAAAAAGTCCTTATCCCAATTGAAGTAAAACAGCTAGATTAACTGTGTGAAGCCATAATAATATGGCTTCACCGGAAGATTTATTTAAATCATAAAAAAAAATGAAGAAATAATAGAGGAGAAGATGAAAATGGAAGATTTAGGTTTATTGTTAATTCGAGTAATGGTTGGGATTGTGTTTATGTTTTATGGATCACAGAAGCTGTTCGGAATATTTGGTGGACACGGCATAAAAGGAACAGGCGGCTGGTTTGAGTCTATTGGTGTGAAACCAGGGGTACCTGCAGCAGTATTGAGCGGTCTTGGCGAGTTTATAAGTGGGATTTTGTTTATTATCGGTTTATTTTTACCTTTGGCAGCAGCAATCATAACGATCATTATGGCTGGAGCAATTGTAAAGGTTCATGGTTCGAAGGGATTTGCCAATGGTGCAGGCGGTTATGAATATAATTTAATGCTTATTGTTGTGGCAATGGGAATGGCATTAGTTGGACCAGGAGCATTTGCATTAGGCCTATAAGAAAATAAGTAGAGACACGGATATTGACCTTTATCTAGGTAGATGTTATAATTATCACGAATTAAAGATATCTTAATTAAAAATAAAAAAAATATATTTTTTCGCTCATATCTCGAAATCGAGATAATAATAGGAGGACTCTTCCATGAATGAATTAAAAGGACTTCATCACATTACAGCAATTACAAGCAGCGCTGAAAAAATTTATGAATTTTTCACTAATGTTTTAGGATTAAGACTAGTGAAAAAAACAGTTAATCAAGATGACATCCAAACATATCATTTATACTTCACAGATGATGTTGGCAGTCCTGGTACAGACATGACGTTTTTCGATTTTCCAGGTATCCCAAAAGGAGTGCACGGCACGAATGAAATTTCGAAAACCTCCTTCCGTGTGCCGACAGACGCAGCTCTGGCATATTGGGTAAAACGCTTTGACAAATACGATGTAAAGCATAAAGGCATTCAAGAGCAATTTGGTAAAAAGACGTTATCATTTGTCGATTTTGACGATCAGCAGTACCAGTTAATATCAGATGAAAAAAATGAAGGAGTTGCAGCGGGTACGCCGTGGCAAAATGGTCCAGTACCATTAGAGTTTGCGATAACTGGTTTAGGACCGATTTTCGTGCGAACATCTTATTTTGATTACTTTAAAGAAGTATTAGAGAAAGTGTTCCTTATGAAGGAGTTAGGTCAAGAAGATTCCTTCCATCTATTTGAAATGGGTGAAGGTGGTAATGGGGCACAAGTAATCGTGGAATTCAATAACATTCTTCCACAAGCTCGCCAAGGTTTCGGTACAGTTCACCATGCTGCATTCCGCGTGGCAGATCGCGCTGAACTGGATGAGTGGACAAATCGCTTATCAAGCTTCCAATTACCAAATTCAGGTTTTGTGGAGCGCTACTATTTCGGCTCCTTATACTCTAATGTGGCACCACAAGTATTATTTGAATTGGCAACAGATGGACCAGGATTCATGGGTGATGAGCCTTATGAAACCCTTGGAGAAAAATTAGCACTACCGCCATTCTTTGAATCAAAACGGGAGGAGATTGAGCAGCTTGTCCGCCCGATCAACACTGTTCGCAGCACTCTAAAAATAGACAAAGAATATTTGTAATAAAAGGGGATTATGTTAATGGGTTTTTTCAGTAAACTATTTGGAACAAAACAAGAGGAGGAACAAACAATGGAAAAATTAAATATCGGTATTATACTTGGATCAACTAGAGAAGGACGTGTAAGTCCACAGGTTGGCGCATGGGTGAAGGAATTAGCAGACAAACGCGGTGATGCAAACTATACAGTTATTGATATCGCTGATTATAAATTGCCATTTTTAGGTGAGCCGGGAGCGGATGCTTCAGGAGCTGCTGCTTGGTCTGAAATTATCGCCAAACAGGACGGTTTCGTATTTATCGTGCAAGAATACAACCACTCTATAACAGCAGCGCTGAAAAATGCTTTAGATTTCCTTCGTGATGAATGGAATAACAAAGCTGCAGGAATCGTATCCTACGGTTCAGTTGGAGGAGCTCGTGCAGCAGAGCATTTGCGCGGAATACTTGGAGAATTGCTAGTGGCTGACGTTCGAGTACACCCAGCATTGTCTTTATTCACTGATTTTGAAAATGGTACAGAATTCAAGCCGAAAGAAGTCCAAGCAGAGTCAGTTAACCAAATGCTAGACCAAGTAATCCCATGGTCAACAGCATTGAAAACTATCCGTAAATAATTGAAAGAAAATAAGCCTGTGCATGCTGCACAGGCTTATTAGTCGTTCCAGGGGAGTTAAATAGTTACAGAGAATCAAACTAAGTCAAAACGCATCTTGCTTTGCAATGTTCGTGTTTGGCTTTACTTTTATTAAAATCGAGAATGAACTCTTTCCCCTTGTACCCAAACTTCTTTAATGTTTTCTGGACGAACAAGGTAAATTATTTTTTGAAAAATGTCATCTAAAGCTTCATGAGCATCAAAAATAGGAAGCTTAGCTGATGGCATTTTTGTATCAATAATTTGGACGTCCCACGTATAATTTTCTTCTAATTTTCCAATAGGCAGGCTTAAGCTTTCACCACCGCCAGCAGTAGCTAAGTAAAAGGCTTCATGAATAGAAATGCGAGAATCTGCCACTCCTCGTTCTTCAGCGGCAAGAGCAGTACTGACACCATCCTCGAGCATCCTTGACGAAACCACTGCTTGTTTGGCATTGTCGTAAATACTTGGAGTTGCTCCTGCTGAAATATCTGTTCCAAGGCCAATGTCGATTCCCATCGCTTGCAATCTTTTTAACGGTAATACACTGTTGGCAAAGTAGGCGTTTGAAAGTGGACAATGGCTTATGGCTGTTCCAGTGCTAGCGAATAATTCAGCATCCTTGTCATCGAGGAAATTACTATGAGCCATAACAGATTTATCGCCTAACAATCCGAAATCATGAAGTGCGAAAGCATCATTTTTCTTAAATCTATCCTTCACATATTGATGAGCCCAATCACTTTCACTGCAATGGGACTGGATATGAGTATCGTATTTAGCAGCAAGCTCACCAAGCCCTTGCAATGCTTCATCTGAACAGCTCGGAATAAAACGCGGCGTAACAACAGGGTAGACACCTTGCTTTACTTCTCTAGCTAAGTCCTTCATTGCAAGGATAAATTCCTCCGTATCTTTTATAGCTGTTATTGGATTTGCATCTCGGTAGTAGTCTGGATTTTGGTCTGGATCATCCATTACTACTTTACCAACAAGGCCACGTTGTCCTTTTTTAGCGCAAATTTCTGCTAATAATAAGCTTGCTTCCTTGTGGACTGTCGCAAAATAGAGGACAGTGGTGGTCCCGTTGGCGAGTAAGGTACTAACTAAATCCTCATACACCGTTTTGGCGAATGCCAAATCTGCATATTTTGCTTCAAGCGGGAATGTATAGGTATGCAGCCAATCATACAGCGGAAGATCAAGAGCAGTACCTGATTGGGCCCATTGCGGGGCGTGAACATGTAAGTCGACAAAACCAGGTAAGAAATATTGTCCTTCTTCTAATTGACGAAAGTTCGCATCCTCTTTATGTTTGGCAATAAGAGAAGTGTATTCCTCCTGTTCAGGGCTAACAACCTTTTCAATCATCCCGTTGCTATTTACAAAGAACAAATGATTTTCCATAATAGTTACTTTTTTAGGAGAGTAACTGCTAAATGCAGTACCATGAAAAATATACGTATAATTAATAATAAACACCTTCCTATAGTTCGTGTTTTGTGGTAATATAAATATTGTAATAGATGATTAGTAGCTAGTCTACATGAAATCAGATAGTTTTACTAGATTTTAAAAATTTAGAAAAAACTATTTTCGAAAAATATCTTGCACTAAAAAAAAATCGTGGTATTGTAGTAAAAAACAAAACTAAATAGTGTTTTTCATATAATCGTGGGGATATGGCCTACAAGTTTCTACCTGTTTACCGTAAATAAACTGACTATGAAAAGCAAAAAGAATGGCTTACTGATATAGGTCTATTCTTTTTGATACTTTGAATCTATAAAGCTCGAAGTACATGCTTTTCTGTTGGTGGGAAAAGTATGTACTTCGAGCTTTTTTAAGTTGGTAGAAACTATTGATTATATGAATGTCTAGTAACCTACAGGGGGAATGGGAGA carries:
- the guaD gene encoding guanine deaminase, giving the protein MINYTYIFHGTAFSSYSPKKVTIMENHLFFVNSNGMIEKVVSPEQEEYTSLIAKHKEDANFRQLEEGQYFLPGFVDLHVHAPQWAQSGTALDLPLYDWLHTYTFPLEAKYADLAFAKTVYEDLVSTLLANGTTTVLYFATVHKEASLLLAEICAKKGQRGLVGKVVMDDPDQNPDYYRDANPITAIKDTEEFILAMKDLAREVKQGVYPVVTPRFIPSCSDEALQGLGELAAKYDTHIQSHCSESDWAHQYVKDRFKKNDAFALHDFGLLGDKSVMAHSNFLDDKDAELFASTGTAISHCPLSNAYFANSVLPLKRLQAMGIDIGLGTDISAGATPSIYDNAKQAVVSSRMLEDGVSTALAAEERGVADSRISIHEAFYLATAGGGESLSLPIGKLEENYTWDVQIIDTKMPSAKLPIFDAHEALDDIFQKIIYLVRPENIKEVWVQGERVHSRF